A region from the Leishmania panamensis strain MHOM/PA/94/PSC-1 chromosome 20 sequence genome encodes:
- a CDS encoding hypothetical protein (TriTrypDB/GeneDB-style sysID: LpmP.20.0650), with protein MQTKEKEFDEKIHQIHHTFQNAGEQLVVRDHIISHLKEELTGLRAEAARIPKEYQAREEKLLLRVEAMMTELSEEQNRAHHSRRTAEEEVRAVRDSLQTTEQQLAQQQRMSDDLLRQLRASDKVLQEEKKRHTAALAECRSTYETKLNELQRTFRTMEKQVAKSQSRLEDMEKDRCQQQAKLLELELSGRRRISSETIKAKELLAENEALREEVEAVRLSMARLLRLMSEVPTMSDYLRWNELSSEFVFLGYPTRYFGTSHRGRGTSSPSPNWRTGSRGTSPRQQQQQRSPARHRATAVAAGDDISFDKPGPSSHSSGCYQDANVSGISAGDTGVEDGVYAGVAASLSKNVWLNGRWAQEMISIIAAENNFTRLKRIKLLELEEAAQLSEQLPSARDVLECRQPEHHYWIPYAVFMEAQTFKNKYYPKLPAMSHFSPFLIQLNKIWRSKLQDRLRVMQQQQQLSQARRRATDENRFASRTRTRERDVGDQGSSSVSRLTSRCTVASMPNPGELFSEWARQEARVDDIHAEHHRLRREVRLHVSSQKSLQLFRLYDELVRGAHQTLSEVLRLAEDLYDSASAQRVSESEERKRTAASTLREIQQQAQTSAEMADLAAARDRLVSVVDHTCQQVCNVGDSLSTRMMSYYSDLHQLIHMLHHHIRQARERSHHKMREQASSDGTGSISSASSSTAPWSRAAVNTVLSTEELHKQLREALLVQYGTPRGTGADADHAAAAPSAISSDALLKLAASILDFAEEIRREVTQAATALRVVTKQAMRDTKQFQGA; from the coding sequence ATGCAGACCAAGGAGAAGGAGTTCGACGAGAAGATCCATCAGATTCATCACACATTTCAGAACGCAGGGGAACAGCTCGTTGTGCGGGACCACATCATCTCCCACCTAAAAGAGGAACTGACAGGTCTGCgtgcggaggcggcgcggATACCGAAAGAGTACCAAGCACGAGAGGAAAAGCTACTGCTGCGTGTGGAAGCCATGATGACTGAGCTCTCAGAAGAGCAGAACCGTGCCCACCACTCCCGTCGCactgccgaggaggaggtgcgtgcTGTCCGTGACTCTTTGCAGACAACTGAGCAACAGCtagcacagcaacagcgcatGTCAGACGATCTACTGCGACAACTTCGTGCGAGTGACAAGGTACTtcaagaagaaaagaagcggcacaccgcagcgcttGCGGAGTGTCGGAGCACCTACGAGACCAAACTcaatgagctgcagcggacCTTCCGCACCATGGAGAAGCAGGTGGCCAAGTCGCAGTCACGTCTGGAGGATATGGAGAAGGACCGctgccagcagcaggcaaaaCTACTAGAACTGGAGCTCAGCGGCCGGCGACGAATCTCCTCCGAGACAATCAAGGCCAAGGAGCTCCTTGCTGAAAACGAAGCcctgcgcgaggaggtggaagcCGTGCGCCTCAGTATGGCGCGTTTGCTGAGACTGATGAGCGAGGTGCCCACCATGTCAGACTACCTAAGATGGAATGAACTGAGCAGCGAGTTTGTCTTCCTCGGCTACCCGACTCGGTACTTCGGCACAAGTCACCGAGGACGAGGGACGTCCTCGCCGTCACCCAATTGGCGCACGGGCAGCCGAGGAACTTCTcccaggcagcagcagcagcagcgctctccaGCGCGGCATCGTGCTACAGCTGTAGCCGCGGGGGACGACATCAGCTTCGACAAGCCCGGGCCGTCGAGCCACTCCTCTGGTTGCTATCAGGACGCAAACGTCTCCGGCATATCTGCGGGTGACACGGGCGTCGAGGATGGGGTCTACGCCGGCGTCGCGGCTTCACTTTCCAAGAATGTGTGGCTGAACGGTCGGTGGGCCCAGGAGATGATCTCTATCATCGCTGCAGAGAACAACTTCACTCGGCTGAAACGAATAAAGCTGCTAGAGCTGGAGGAAGCCGCACAGCTAAGCGAGCAGTTGCCATCTGCGCGCGACGTACTTGAGTGCCGCCAGCCGGAGCATCATTACTGGATCCCCTACGCAGTCTTCATGGAGGCCCAGACATTCAAGAACAAGTACTACCCAAAACTGCCCGCCATGTCGcacttttctccttttttaATTCAACTCAACAAGATTTGGCGTTCGAAGTTGCAGGACCGACTGCGCgtcatgcagcagcagcagcagctctctcAAGCGCGGCGCCGTGCCACTGATGAGAATCGGTTTGCTAGTCGCACGCGAACTCGTGAAAGAGATGTAGGCGACCAGGGGAGTAGCTCAGTAAGTCGGCTGACAAGTCGCTGCACCGTCGCATCTATGCCAAACCCTGGTGAGCTGTTTTCGGAGTGGGCGCGGCAAGAAGCTCGCGTGGACGATATTCATGCGGAGCAccatcgcctgcgccgcgaggTGCGCCTCCATGTCAGTAGCCAAAAAAGCCTGCAGCTCTTTCGGCTGTACGACGAGCTTGTGCGTGGCGCCCATCAAACCCTCAGCGAAGTCCTTCGACTGGCAGAGGACCTCTACGACAGTGCGTCGGCTCAGCGCGTGTCCGAGTCAGAGGAGCGAAAGCGCACAGCTGCCAGCACGCTTCGTGAGATTCAGCAACAGGCGCAAACAAGTGCGGAGATGGCTGACCTTGCCGCGGCGCGCGACCGGCTCGTAAGCGTCGTGGATCACACGTGTCAGCAGGTATGCAATGTTGGAGACTCGTTGTCCACGAGAATGATGTCCTACTACAGTGACCTGCACCAACTCATTCACATGCTACACCACCACATTCGCCAGGCGCGTGAACGCAGTCATCACAAGATGCGTGAGCAAGCTAGCAGTGATGGTACGGgaagcatcagcagcgctagcagctccaccgcccCGTGGTCTAGAGCCGCCGTCAATACCGTGTTGTCTACCGAAGAACTTCATAAGCAACTTCGCGAGGCTCTCCTCGTCCAGTACGGAACTCCccgcggcaccggcgccgatgcggatcatgctgcggcggcgcccaGTGcaatcagcagcgatgcgctATTGAAGCTGGCCGCCAGCATACTGGACTTCGCCGAAGAAATACGCCGCGAAGTGACTcaagccgccaccgcccttcGCGTAGTGACCAAGCAGGCCATGAGAGATACAAAGCAGTTTCAAGGTGCATaa
- a CDS encoding hypothetical protein (TriTrypDB/GeneDB-style sysID: LpmP.20.0660), whose translation MCIESTSLPPPFPSDADLLACIASYWPAAEHRNGSSGVRREQRLPLAWIAASPAARVVAEQRHAWAVLPFTQIGTRPANAEADGAASHGVENTFGAALANATVQPRVLQVALKTHGTDASANGHAALSSQKTARGRVVARVLRWLRRAAEGFADVDHASSSVSSASPSFNGPASPPSMSLRTTNGSSSSSSSAARGVTGTVDAARCCGVHIGGLTVVLVSGVHELGAADAGATLPQDTASSDRAAERKGAPPMHGEGEAVEPSSQLLFPSTTSCGGSAASVLSVPPNAAVYNGITRGCGEERMPSTGNSVFRAGAKLHGHDGGADDEAANDPKTATSVYVVQLFSELRSQVYGAKRRRGPAADVSSRQLLSRVWYRQVFVGTAEATDEVLCGVSQWWLQRSVRRLELPTTTPRVPNLTQRNRRAHASRRCEGPRTLPPPSLHIKYVTDVFVDLWWPRRFILVVQHRFAERTAHVARVAKLLLLMWVICVTFMEVLLHGLPQVTPSFCASDDQHSDSRNNTSHRRSVLPADLISTFYKMGRIYGRHQMRALDVSHTGVCGTHLLACVLGSMMAPTIAGDGKAVAVDCKGLWALDVAGCTQLRHQRGELYALSDMLDELYHHAASRAAAFSLSEPSGTLAVVDLLLSLSLRNGVRPACQSATGLALALFTHHGHLTWVCGAGSSLDNAALRELGQYALLVEAVAVTQQSQPAPTCVLRALDLTSVLNVDNVNPMGYVTQLEQLLLPFTYVDDAGIGCLDGHAYVHDLSAIVSLFTAVRVSEATELLDSAQKSLQRALGALESLILIDDNSAGRAKGHGRNSRQDIVETLHQKFRSHLYHLDFTFCLCISSVNGLAHQQRLELLNLSQTRVNKVGLFGGADTHHLNHSTRSPVPAAQPRCTPPLRLFIAEMCEHLSDLSGLAHINTLECVIVRSGSLGDDGLRAVCTPDMQRLQLMDLSYCDRLHHVGCLARLPSLETLILDSTDVTPAEVKQLRFSRSLRTLSLRFCTEFAFIGKGLKELEAAVGTFAALERYLYEDLAGDDELRRKNN comes from the coding sequence ATGTGCATAGAGTCGACCTCACTGCCCCCGCCGTTCCCCTCTGACGCCGACCTACTAGCCTGTATTGCCTCCTACTGGCCAGCTGCAGAACATCGGAACGGGTCGAGTGGGGTACGGCGCGAGCAAAGGCTTCCACTCGCGTGGATCGCTGCCAGCCCTGCAGCGCGCGTTGttgcagagcagcggcatgcgTGGGCTGTACTCCCCTTTACTCAGATTGGCACCCGCCCCGCCAATGCAGAAGCGGATGGCGCTGCTAGCCATGGAGTAGAGAACACATTTGGAGCCGCTTTGGCCAACGCTACCGTACAGCCGAGAGTTCTGCAGGTCGCTCTGAAGACGCATGGCACAGATGCGAGTGCGAATGGACATGCTGCTTTGTCATCGCAGAAAACTGCACGAGGAAGAGTGGTTGCAAGGGTACTCCGGTGGCTGAGGCGGGCCGCGGAGGGCTTCGCAGACGTCGATCACGCATCCTCGTCAGTGAGCTCTGCATCGCCTTCTTTCAACGGCcccgcctctcccccatccATGTCACTGAGGACGaccaacggcagcagcagcagcagcagctcagcagcacgaggCGTGACAGGCACTGTGGACGCTGCTCGATGCTGCGGTGTGCATATTGGCGGGCTCACAGTCGTGCTGGTATCGGGTGTGCACGAGCTCGGCGCGGCCGACGCTGGCGCAACATTGCCTCAAGACACAGCATCGAGTGACAGAGCAGCGGAGCGCAAAGGCGCTCCTCCCATGCacggtgaaggagaggcggtGGAACCGAGCTCAcagcttctcttcccctccaccACATCGTGCGGCGGCTCCGCCGCCTCGGTGCTGTCAGTCCCACCCAATGCGGCAGTCTACAACGGCATAACCAGAGGTTGTGGGGAGGAAAGGATGCCGTCCACCGGGAACAGTGTTTTCCGTGCAGGGGCGAAATTGCACGGCCACGACGGCGGGGCCGACGATGAGGCCGCAAACGACCCCAAGACAGCCACATCAGTATATGTGGTGCAGCTGTTCAGTGAACTGCGAAGCCAGGTATACGGAGCAAAACGGCGACGAGGGCCTGCAGCCGACGTGTCATCACGACAGCTTCTTTCCAGGGTATGGTACCGTCAAGTGTTTGTAGGCACTGCTGAAGCGACTGACGAGGTACTGTGCGGCGTCTCGCAGTGGTGGTTGCAGCGCTCGGTACGAAGGCTCGAGCTTcccacgacgacgccgcgagTCCCCAACCTGACGCAGAGAAACCGAAGGGCTCACGCCAGTCGTCGTTGCGAGGGACCACGAACCCTCCCACCGCCATCGCTACACATCAAGTACGTGACCGACGTCTTCGTAGATCTCTGGTGGCCACGTCGCTTCATTTTGGTTGTGCAGCATCGTTTCGCAGAGCGGACAGCGCATGTTGCGCGGGTGGCAAAGTTGCTTCTGTTGATGTGGGTAATATGTGTGACCTTTATGGAAGTTCTCCTTCACGGTCTGCCGCAAGTCACTCCGTCCTTCTGCGCCAGTGACGATCAGCACAGCGACAGCCGAAACAACACAAGCCACCGACGCAGCGTCCTTCCCGCGGACCTCATCTCTACCTTCTACAAGATGGGAAGGATCTATGGAAGGCACCAGATGAGAGCTCTCGATGTGAGTCACACTGGAGTCTGTGGCACCCACCTACTCGCATGCGTCCTCGGAAGCATGATGGCCCCGACGATAGCCGGTGACGGCAAGGCAGTTGCAGTGGATTGCAAGGGATTGTGGGCATTGGACGTGGCGGGgtgcacgcagctgcgccaccaacGTGGGGAGCTGTATGCCTTATCGGACATGCTGGACGAACTCTACCACCACGCCGCCAGTCGGGCTGCTGCGTTCTCCCTAAGTGAGCCTTCTGGGACACTCGCCGTCGTTgacctccttctctccctctccctacGAAATGGTGTGCGGCCTGCGTGTCAGTCCGCCACCGGCCTCGCACTCGCCCTTTTCACTCACCACGGTCACCTCACCTGGGTCTGCGGCGCAGGGAGCAGCTTGGACAATGCCGCTTTGCGTGAACTTGGCCAGTACGCACTGCTAGTGGAAGCTGTTGCTGTGACGCAACAGTCTCAGCCAGCGCCGACGTGCGTCTTGCGTGCACTCGATCTGACCAGTGTACTGAACGTTGATAATGTGAACCCGATGGGGTACGTGAcacagctggagcagctgctgctgcccttcacTTACGTTGACGACGCTGGTATCGGTTGCCTGGACGGCCACGCATACGTGCATGACCTGAGTGCGATTGTGTCGCTCTTCACTGCAGTGAGAGTAAGCGAGGCAACCGAGCTACTAGACAGCGCACAGAAATCTCTGCAGCGTGCGCTCGGTGCTCTGGAGTCGCTCATCCTCATCGACGATAACAGCGCTGGGAGAGCAAAGGGACATGGTAGAAATTCGCGCCAGGATATCGTGGAAACGCTTCACCAGAAGTTCCGCTCTCACCTGTATCACCTCGACTTTACATTCTGCCTCTGCATCTCAAGCGTAAATGGActggcgcaccagcagcggcttgaACTGCTGAACCTAAGCCAAACTCGAGTAAATAAGGTTGGCCTATTCGGTGGCGCAGACACGCATCACTTGAATCACTCGACACGATCGCCCGTACCCGCGGCTCAGCCCCGCTGTacgcctcccctccgcctcttcatTGCGGAGATGTGCGAGCATCTTAGTGACCTCAGCGGCCTCGCTCACATTAACACACTCGAATGCGTCATCGTGCGCAGTGGTTCCCTCGGCGATGATGGGCTGCGCGCCGTGTGCACCCCTGAcatgcagcgcctgcagctgatgGATCTGAGCTACTGCGACCGTCTGCACCATGTGGGGTGCCTGGCACGGCTTCCCTCTTTGGAGACACTCATCCTGGACAGCACTGATGTAACCCCAGCGGAGGTGAAGCAACTGCGTTTCAGTCGCTCTCTGCGCACCCTATCCCTGCGCTTCTGCACGGAGTTTGCCTTCATCGGCAAGGGGTTGAAGGAACTGGAGGCGGCAGTAGGTACCTTCGCGGCTCTCGAGAGGTACTTGTACGAAGACCTTGCCGGAGATGATGAGCTTCGCAGAAAAAACAACTGA
- a CDS encoding hypothetical protein (TriTrypDB/GeneDB-style sysID: LpmP.20.0680): MPPPLRKSSPGPQCQHTMRYRSNPVSLSSRSRSPSLSANDSDDDFVYLLEHVNTTEEAVERIRAMQQPKEQNQGRFLGGLRGSARSLTEPVTTSPNKHPASRKMRGKLPATMEEFYDSPRYTISLTAARKALFSDALSGFHSYVAREEAQRDQLWTLQRHCDTHHLRNREQGSAKQPTQYVHTYGPQGSIVHNSAIPSLSPRMTQEWNTALATSSACLAKPAAMRVEVTGRVDEEHGAQVGTPTSAVSSNKRAENPNASLATAGAGIPPPSAVPGSTVAEEAVTVAVAEGTGSSLQRIPASYIFLMRSRDTEAMDPVTSPAPAAAPHSVTFEDLSLPPSRDLGASSRATAASATGLHVDPAASAAAVGERAKQVPAPPSQTLDSEQAKKLEAMQLHALLQEDIYRRARTPVVFRYNYSPDFEETIEESKLRHQQLDRALCNYQRLAGARDLTRAERREISRRFADPNALDHEWLYVWEQFERDIPRETLFVEDTPYHDPNDALAAILSYVECCYDRAQKHIKEKSAATLTGEQNSGAAPTAAVAAAAAPLCGSNSSTSSTPPRETTLFEHFFSAGTAALKGAVVKMRSSLPDFVGDPLLSVSGYDPALYHASLFFPTDPKARSAKIFSAVREVVLACQQSFMGFPYQLLCEQVGTERLGLALEALERDQAEDDDLDEAEAEKTARVALVDKMHEEGEVETSGSGTSAPTPINNAEGAESTLKETSSSLHSQVHGSRVLRIYHSFPSTASVANRSGSNHHRRRQHTAHDVDEWNVSLSSSYSSDVASSSLSPVVSPTAVSPRTSAPPPVRGVGKLPAAVMNVTPAHCLSEEERRRKENVTRRRRERRRRRREQLPLLVGEPRPHEFAAFLDIVRSCVIAKQAKDEKNAMEQQQRQRVENMLKRQCEQRNSTPASRQGSRQGPHQISSAPLNTVQQTGEDSLPPTTNQSAKCASAEVAAATAQPAGAALAPRKLFREDVEGSAYLIPTRSTSAAVEPLLCSPLLPLSSTSTRKVAASPETRGMRILLFFDDKRNAPVVVVNKLFRLFIMPGLCSLTSSEDDTTEVLNNEMTVKAGTAHPNPPAHKSGAGRTGNSEKNLLLLIQVQFSLFLEEDAEVRWKWWKL, encoded by the coding sequence ATGCCGCCTCCACTTCGCAAGTCGTCGCCTGGGCCGCAGTGCCAACACACGATGAGGTACCGCAGCAACCCCGtatccctctcctctcggTCACGCTCGCCTTCCCTGTCCGCCAATGACTCTGATGATGATTTTGTTTACCTTCTGGAGCATGTCAACACCACGGAAGAGGCGGTTGAGCGCATCcgtgcgatgcagcagccaAAGGAACAGAATCAAGGACGGTTCTTGGGAGGCCTCAGAGGCTCTGCGAGGAGTCTTACAGAACCCGTTACAACCTCACCAAACAAGCACCCTGCATCTCGCAAGATGAGGGGCAAACTCCCGGCGACAATGGAAGAATTCTACGACTCCCCACGCTACACCATCTCCCTCACTGCTGCCCGGAAAGCCCTCTTCTCTGACGCTCTCTCTGGCTTTCACTCCTACGTAGCGCgcgaagaagcgcagcgTGACCAGCTGTGGACTCTACAGCGCCATTGCGATACACATCACCTCCGAAACAGAGAGCAAGGCTCCGCAAAGCAGCCAACGCAGTATGTGCACACCTACGGCCCTCAAGGCAGCATTGTCCACAACAGCGCCATCCCATCCCTCTCGCCCAGAATGACGCAGGAGTGGAACACGGCACTTGCCACCTCCTCAGCGTGCCTCGCCAAGCCCGCAGCCATGCGCGTGGAGGTGACAGGTAGAGTTGATGAGGAGCATGGTGCTCAAGTCGGGACTCCCACTTCTGCTGTATCATCAAACAAAAGAGCTGAGAACCCCAATGCCTCACTGGCCACTGCAGGTGCAGGCATTCCCCCGCCATCTGCTGTGCCCGGTTCCActgtggcagaggaggctgtcaccgtggcagtggcagaaGGGACGGGGTCCAGCTTGCAGCGTATCCCCGCTTCCTACATCTTTCTCATGCGCAGCCGTGACACAGAGGCGATGGACCCGGTTACTTCCCCAGCacctgccgcggcgccgcacaGCGTCACCTTTGAGGACCTGTCACTTCCACCGTCAAGGGACCTGGGTGCGAGCAGCAGGGCAACTGCAGCCTCCGCCACAGGCCTTCATGTTGAccccgctgcctccgctgctgcggtgggtgAACGGGCAAAACAGGTTCCCGCTCCACCTTCCCAGACCCTAGATTCCGAGCAAGCAAAAAAActggaggcgatgcagctgcacgcgctcTTGCAGGAGGATATCTATCGGCGTGCACGTACGCCGGTTGTGTTTCGCTATAACTACTCCCCCGATTTCGAAGAGACAATTGAAGAGAGCAAGCTGCGACACCAGCAACTCGATCGTGCGCTGTGCAACTATCAGCGACTCGCCGGAGCCAGAGATCTCACACGCGCGGAACGGAGAGAAATATCGCGCCGCTTTGCCGATCCCAACGCGCTGGACCACGAGTGGCTATACGTTTGGGAACAGTTCGAGAGGGACATCCCCCGTGAGACCCTCTTTGTCGAAGACACCCCGTACCACGACCCCAACGATGCCTTAGCGGCCATTTTAAGCTACGTCGAGTGCTGCTACGACAGAGCCCAGAAGCATATCAAGGAAAAGTCGGCAGCCACCTTGACAGGTGAACAAaacagcggtgctgcccccacagcagcggtggctgcggcggcggcaccattATGCGGTAGCAACTCTAGCACCAGCTCGACACCGCCGAGAGAGACGACCCTCTTTGAACATTTCTTCTCCGCAGGTACGGCAGCCCTCAAGGGTGCCGTTGTCAAGATGCGGTCAAGCCTGCCGGACTTTGTGGGGGatcctctcctctccgtctctggTTACGACCCTGCGCTCTATcatgcttctctcttcttccccacaGATCCCAAAGCGCGAAGTGCGAAGATCTTCTCAGCAGTGCGGGAGGTGGTATTGGCATGCCAACAGTCCTTCATGGGGTTCCCGTACCAGCTCCTGTGCGAGCAGGTAGGGACAGAGCGGCTGGGGCTGGCACTGGAAGCGTTGGAAAGGGACCAGGCGGAGGACGATGACTTGGATgaagcagaggcagagaagacagCCCGAGTTGCTCTGGTGGACAAAATgcacgaagagggggaggtggagaccTCTGGTAGCGGGACGTCGGCCCCTACCCCAATCAACAACGCAGAAGGGGCGGAGTCCACCTTGAAAGaaacctcctcctcactgcaCTCACAGGTGCACGGCTCACGTGTGCTGCGCATCTACCATAGTTTTCCCTCCACAGCCAGTGTGGCGAACAGGAGTGGAAGtaaccaccaccgccgccggcagcACACTGCCCACGATGTAGACGAGTGGAATGTGTCACTCTCCTCGAGCTACTCCTCAGATGTggcctcctcttcactttcGCCGGTCGTCTCGCCAACAGCGGTATCGCCGAGGACGTCAGCCCCGCCGCCCGTGCGAGGGGTAGGTAAGCTGCCAGCCGCGGTGATGAACGTCACTCCGGCACACTGCTTGTcagaagaagagcggcgccgcaaGGAGAACGTGacgcgtcgccgtcgagagcggcgccgtcgcagacGGGAACAGCTGCCCCTGCTGGTTGGTGAACCACGCCCGCACGAATTTGCTGCCTTTCTCGACATTGTGCGTTCCTGCGTCATTGCAAAGCAAGCGAAGGATGAGAAAAATGCGAtggaacagcagcagcgtcagagGGTGGAAAACATGCTGAAGCGGCAGTGCGAACAGCGGAACAGTACACCAGCGTCTCGCCAGGGATCGCGCCAAGGCCCTCATCAAAtttcctctgcccctctcaACACAGTGCAGCAAACAGGTGAAGATTCTTTACCACCGACCACAAACCAGTCGGCAAAGTGTGCTTCCGCAGAAGttgcagcagccaccgcacAGCCCGCGGGCGCCGCCTTAGCACCTCGCAAACTATTTCGCGAAGATGTTGAGGGCTCCGCGTATCTGATTCCCACTCgttccacctctgccgcagtGGAGCCGCTCttgtgctctcctctcttacCACTCTCTAGCACCTCAACTCGAAAGGTCGCGGCGTCACCCGAGACGCGCGGGATGCGTATTTTACTCTTCTTTGACGACAAGCGCAACGCGCCTGTCGTCGTGGTGAACAAGCTGTTCCGCCTGTTCATAATGCCGGGGCTGTGCAGCCTCACCTCCTCCGAAGACGACACCACAGAAGTACTGAACAACGAAATGACAGTGAAAGCAGGCACGGCTCACCCAAACCCTCCTGCGCACAAGTCGGGTGCCGGGCGCACAGGCAACTCGGAGAAGAACCTGCTCCTTCTTATTCAAGTCCAgttttcgctctttttgGAGGAAGATGCAGAAGTTCGGTGGAAGTGGTGGAAGCTGTAG
- a CDS encoding proteasome regulatory non-ATP-ase subunit 11, putative (TriTrypDB/GeneDB-style sysID: LpmP.20.0670), producing MDPSAFGMMSGRGMGRQAEVRDARDTAETIQISSIALLKMLIHGRAGVPLEVMGLMIGEEIDDYTIRVADVFSMPQTATGQSVEAVDPEYQVHMLDKLKLVGRHENVVGWYHSHPGFGCWLSSEDVMTAAGYENLTPRSVSVVVDPIQSVRGKVVIDAFRTIPQEIMAMRAMGEYVEPRQVTSNIGFLSKPSAVALSHNLNRQYYNLPVTFRKKNHELRLLLNVYRKGWQEGFKLEKAKVYQRETRASIRELISLSKQAEKYITQGRDEDDLGNVGQINTMSHLQTEAENVIHRNLNQSIGAMINAVVF from the coding sequence ATGGACCCCTCGGCCTTCGGAATGATGTCTGGCCGCGGCATGGGCCGTCAGGCTGAGGTGCGCGATGCCCGTGATACCGCGGAGACAATTCAAATTTCGTCTATCGCGCTGCTCAAGATGCTCATTCACGGTCGCGCCGGGGTGCCGCTGGAGGTGATGGGCCTCATGATTGGCGAGGAGATCGACGACTACACGATTCGTGTCGCAGATGTCTTCTCGATGCCGCAGACCGCCACCGGTCAGTCTGTTGAGGCGGTCGATCCGGAGTATCAGGTGCACATGCTGGACAAGCTGAAGCTGGTTGGTCGTCACGAGAATGTCGTGGGCTGGTATCACAGTCATCCCGGCTTCGGTTGCTGGCTGTCCTCGGAGGATGTGATGACAGCCGCGGGTTACGAGAATTTGACACCACGCAGTGTGTCGGTCGTTGTGGACCCCATCCAGTCTGTGCGTGGAAAGGTGGTGATTGACGCCTTCCGCACTATCCCACAGGAGATCATGGCGATGCGAGCGATGGGTGAGTATGTGGAACCGCGTCAGGTGACGTCGAACATCGGATTCCTGTCCAAACCGTCGGCCGTGGCCCTCTCCCACAATCTAAACCGCCAGTACTACAATCTGCCCGTGACCTTCCGTAAGAAGAACCACGAGTTGCGGTTGCTGTTGAACGTGTACCGCAAGGGCTGGCAGGAGGGCTTCAAGTTGGAGAAGGCAAAGGTGTACCAGCGCGAGACACGCGCAAGCATTCGCGAGCTCATTTCCCTCTCAAAGCAGGCAGAGAAGTACATTACGCAAGGACGCGACGAGGACGATCTAGGTAACGTCGGTCAGATCAACACCATGTCCCACCTGCAAACAGAGGCGGAAAACGTCATCCACCGCAACCTCAATCAATCCATCGGTGCCATGATCAACGCGGTGGTGTTCTAA